One genomic window of Caldivirga maquilingensis IC-167 includes the following:
- a CDS encoding NAD-dependent epimerase/dehydratase family protein, which produces MPESILVTGASGQVGGFTVGELINMGYRVIALDVRFSDELIRLRGPSLELVNADLSDFDELISIIKRFNVRRIIHLAAMILLESRNRPLKAAKVNIIGTLNVFEAARLMDLERVVYASSESVYGSPLVYGKGSVNEDDYPHTPPDPYHITKLADELFGSYYSEAYGLSVIGGRLTTAWGPGRYSGYTGQFNSFLRDVIIKGYGKVPPDFAYSGAKYRWLYVKDAARAFIHLALVDKAKVRRPVYNTGSMKPFTVIDVINTIKELIPNARIDYEPLSKPTETSSRVPGPAGLDVDCSRLYDELGFSERYGLKGGLIDMIEYEKSRAK; this is translated from the coding sequence ATGCCTGAATCAATCCTAGTTACTGGTGCCAGTGGTCAAGTTGGTGGTTTCACCGTTGGGGAGTTGATTAACATGGGTTATAGGGTTATTGCCCTTGATGTTAGGTTTAGTGATGAGTTAATTAGATTGAGGGGGCCTAGCCTTGAGTTGGTTAATGCGGATTTAAGTGATTTTGATGAGCTCATTAGTATTATTAAGAGGTTTAACGTTAGGCGTATTATTCACTTAGCTGCGATGATACTTCTTGAATCAAGGAATAGGCCCCTTAAGGCTGCTAAGGTTAATATCATCGGTACATTGAATGTTTTCGAGGCCGCTAGGTTAATGGACCTTGAACGCGTTGTTTACGCAAGCTCAGAGTCTGTTTACGGTTCACCATTGGTTTACGGTAAGGGTAGTGTTAATGAGGATGATTACCCCCATACACCGCCTGACCCATACCACATAACTAAGCTTGCCGATGAGTTATTCGGATCATACTACAGTGAGGCTTATGGCTTAAGCGTGATTGGGGGTAGGTTAACGACCGCGTGGGGTCCAGGTAGGTATAGTGGCTACACCGGCCAGTTTAATAGTTTCCTAAGGGATGTTATAATTAAGGGTTACGGTAAAGTACCTCCGGACTTCGCCTACAGTGGGGCTAAGTATAGGTGGCTTTACGTTAAGGATGCTGCAAGGGCCTTTATTCACCTAGCCCTAGTGGATAAGGCTAAGGTTAGGAGACCAGTCTACAATACTGGTTCAATGAAGCCGTTCACGGTAATTGACGTTATTAACACCATTAAGGAACTGATACCGAACGCTAGGATTGATTACGAACCATTAAGCAAACCCACTGAAACATCATCAAGGGTACCAGGCCCAGCAGGCCTAGACGTAGACTGTAGTAGACTATACGATGAATTAGGCTTTAGTGAGAGGTACGGCTTAAAAGGTGGCTTAATTGATATGATTGAGTATGAGAAGTCGAGAGCCAAGTGA
- a CDS encoding SDR family NAD(P)-dependent oxidoreductase, with protein MTGEVNFNFKGWCIFISGSTEGIGLAIAEEFGKAGARVIVNGVRREVAENALNYLRGRGIEPILFLGDVADRGNVVKLRDLIEGECGRLDVLVNNASIEVDKPFEDYDYETWRRLIEVNLDAYYMLARELLPLIIKGEGKVIINISSVQGVECEPTTGAYSVTKAAEIGLTRVMALDLAKYGVRVITVAPGAIDTPLNRVKSSNLDPGGSWEHAYSVISEAIPMGRFGKPEEVANVVLFLSSRAASYMTGTTVFVDGGLTALSPTGVKIKDLTKPKVK; from the coding sequence ATGACTGGTGAAGTTAACTTCAACTTCAAGGGTTGGTGCATATTCATATCAGGTTCCACTGAGGGTATTGGTTTAGCCATTGCAGAGGAGTTCGGTAAGGCTGGTGCCAGGGTTATTGTGAATGGTGTTAGGAGGGAGGTGGCTGAGAACGCGTTGAATTACCTTAGAGGTAGGGGTATTGAACCCATCCTATTCCTCGGTGATGTGGCGGATAGGGGTAATGTGGTTAAGTTAAGGGATTTAATTGAGGGGGAGTGCGGTAGGCTTGATGTACTGGTTAATAATGCGTCTATTGAGGTTGATAAGCCCTTTGAGGATTATGACTATGAGACTTGGAGGAGGCTTATTGAAGTTAACCTAGACGCCTACTACATGCTGGCTAGGGAGTTATTACCATTGATAATTAAGGGTGAGGGTAAGGTTATCATTAATATCTCCTCAGTGCAGGGGGTTGAGTGTGAGCCAACGACGGGAGCCTACAGTGTCACTAAGGCTGCTGAAATAGGTTTAACAAGGGTCATGGCCCTTGACCTAGCTAAGTACGGTGTTAGGGTTATTACCGTGGCGCCAGGAGCCATTGATACCCCACTTAATAGGGTTAAGTCAAGCAACCTAGACCCAGGCGGTAGTTGGGAACACGCATACAGTGTAATCTCCGAGGCAATACCAATGGGTAGATTCGGTAAGCCTGAGGAGGTTGCAAACGTTGTGTTATTCCTATCATCAAGGGCAGCCAGCTACATGACTGGTACAACGGTGTTTGTTGACGGTGGCTTAACAGCATTATCACCAACCGGGGTTAAGATAAAGGACTTAACTAAACCTAAGGTTAAGTAG
- the ftsY gene encoding signal recognition particle-docking protein FtsY codes for MFNRLKSAFSSLVKAIGDAVTQRELTEDDVNKLLGEFEERLIEYDVALDTAEALISELKAKLIGVKVPRFSDNDYVKALVRDTLMNLLSSIPDVDFDEFIKGVKKRPIVLLFLGPNGYGKTTTIAKLTNMLLKRGMSVVWAAADTYRAGAVEQLEGHAAKLGVRVIKHPYGSDPASVAYDAIEHAKARGISVVMIDTAGRMHTDRNLMEELRKVHRVSSPDASIFIVDALMGNDAVDVARTYSKYIPIDFVVVTKVDAYVKGGVILTLLYELKKPIIFLGTGQGYDDLIKFNKLDFINKLLE; via the coding sequence ATGTTCAATAGACTTAAGTCAGCCTTCTCAAGCCTAGTGAAGGCTATTGGTGATGCAGTAACTCAAAGGGAATTAACAGAGGATGATGTGAATAAGCTCCTGGGGGAGTTTGAGGAAAGGCTCATAGAATACGATGTAGCCTTAGATACCGCTGAAGCCTTAATTAGTGAACTTAAGGCTAAGTTAATTGGCGTTAAGGTACCTAGGTTCAGTGATAATGATTACGTTAAGGCTCTGGTGAGGGATACATTAATGAATCTACTATCAAGTATCCCTGACGTGGACTTCGATGAATTCATTAAAGGCGTTAAGAAGAGGCCAATAGTACTCCTATTCCTTGGCCCAAATGGCTACGGTAAAACAACCACAATAGCTAAGTTAACTAATATGCTTCTTAAGAGGGGCATGAGCGTTGTCTGGGCTGCCGCAGACACCTATAGGGCTGGGGCTGTTGAGCAATTGGAGGGGCATGCTGCTAAGCTTGGGGTAAGGGTCATAAAGCACCCATACGGCTCAGACCCAGCCTCAGTGGCCTATGATGCAATAGAGCATGCTAAGGCTAGGGGGATTAGCGTTGTTATGATTGATACCGCTGGTAGAATGCACACTGATAGGAACCTAATGGAGGAGCTTAGGAAGGTTCACAGGGTTTCATCACCAGACGCCTCAATCTTCATAGTTGACGCATTAATGGGTAATGATGCCGTTGATGTTGCTAGAACATACAGTAAATACATACCCATTGACTTCGTTGTGGTCACTAAGGTTGACGCCTACGTTAAAGGTGGCGTAATATTAACCCTACTTTATGAACTTAAGAAGCCGATAATCTTCCTGGGTACTGGGCAGGGTTACGACGACTTAATTAAATTCAATAAACTAGACTTCATAAATAAACTACTGGAGTAG
- the pfdA gene encoding prefoldin subunit alpha: protein MSEGRRVVITQDQLEELTERYNELVNLVNTLSQNLTVLNMTINELNNAKAVLEQLSKGVVSDSYVTIGAGVYVKAEAKDTSKVLVDIGEDYVAEMPIPQAIELINSRLNELNAARERLEQELAQAIRSSSEVRDLLTVIYSSLARPQGGAVGPKAGP, encoded by the coding sequence ATGAGTGAGGGTAGGAGGGTAGTCATAACGCAGGACCAGTTAGAGGAGTTGACTGAGCGGTATAATGAGTTAGTTAACCTAGTTAACACTCTATCCCAAAACTTAACGGTACTCAACATGACTATTAATGAATTGAATAATGCTAAGGCCGTGCTTGAGCAGTTGAGTAAGGGGGTTGTCAGTGACTCATACGTTACAATAGGTGCTGGGGTTTACGTTAAGGCTGAGGCTAAAGACACTAGTAAAGTACTTGTGGATATTGGGGAGGATTACGTGGCTGAAATGCCTATACCCCAGGCCATTGAGTTAATAAACAGTAGGTTGAATGAACTCAATGCAGCAAGGGAGAGACTTGAGCAGGAATTGGCTCAGGCGATTAGGAGCAGTAGTGAGGTGAGGGATCTATTAACAGTCATATACTCATCCCTAGCCCGCCCACAGGGTGGTGCGGTAGGGCCTAAGGCGGGTCCGTAA
- the rpl18a gene encoding 50S ribosomal protein L18Ae, protein MIGLVKVYSVSGRFKDRSNAWRRFRIEVTAINEDDAREKVYTRIGGGHKVPRNLIKIESITEINPSEVKNRYIKQLMNLDRLVTW, encoded by the coding sequence GTGATAGGCTTGGTTAAGGTGTATAGTGTCTCAGGGCGGTTTAAGGATAGGAGTAATGCCTGGAGGAGGTTTAGAATTGAGGTTACCGCCATTAATGAGGATGATGCCAGGGAGAAGGTTTACACTAGGATTGGTGGGGGCCATAAGGTACCCAGGAACCTAATTAAGATTGAATCAATCACTGAGATTAACCCCAGTGAAGTCAAGAACCGTTACATTAAGCAGCTCATGAACCTTGATAGATTGGTGACGTGGTGA
- a CDS encoding actin/actin family protein: MEDVRYKARFVYAEDYGTGYFKYGPITLGEVPRVMPSRGLLLRDLPESMKLLVPRDVLSRGVVVGDEVSKYLSSLRDAIRNLKYPLHDGIVRREDEDAWRVVREMTRFTIAQFHSEAVKQSDYRGFLIVAALSALAPDYMKERFIELHGDVNRELGGNAVRAVTVIDQPFAVAIAEKAVTCIVIEAGHGNTQVVPISYGPIRDGIVALNRGGAEANAITREVLKDAGYGDLARDDYVVEVVKREAGLIPRDLDEAINKAKKEPDKYAVSVKVNPLVTIELKEYSWMRFLIGEILFNPNHEIFRSYTQQGRLTIEDVTVGDMVFHGEMSLSDAVISSVRRTPVEIQDKVLENIILSGGSFNWKTPPEGLRDVAVTSPEKVKVMMSKLSPELAERVNVRLVNDPQFSVWKGSIVYGYALPLNVKWSERTKEGWYFLNQ, from the coding sequence GTGGAGGATGTTAGGTATAAGGCAAGGTTCGTCTACGCTGAGGATTACGGTACGGGCTACTTCAAGTATGGTCCAATAACCCTAGGTGAGGTACCGAGGGTTATGCCCAGTAGAGGCTTATTGCTTAGGGATCTGCCTGAAAGCATGAAGCTTCTCGTGCCTAGGGATGTTTTAAGTAGGGGTGTTGTGGTTGGTGATGAGGTATCCAAGTACCTTAGCTCACTTAGGGACGCCATAAGGAACCTCAAGTACCCTCTACATGATGGGATAGTGAGGAGGGAGGATGAGGATGCTTGGAGGGTTGTTAGGGAGATGACTAGGTTCACTATTGCTCAATTCCACAGTGAAGCCGTTAAGCAAAGCGACTACAGGGGCTTCCTAATCGTGGCCGCATTATCGGCACTGGCGCCAGACTACATGAAGGAGAGGTTTATTGAGCTTCACGGTGACGTTAATAGGGAATTGGGCGGTAACGCCGTTAGGGCTGTGACTGTTATTGACCAACCCTTCGCAGTGGCCATAGCTGAGAAGGCTGTTACATGCATAGTTATTGAGGCTGGTCACGGTAATACTCAGGTTGTTCCAATTAGCTACGGTCCAATTAGGGATGGTATAGTGGCCTTAAACAGGGGTGGGGCTGAGGCTAATGCAATAACCAGGGAGGTTCTTAAGGACGCAGGCTACGGGGACCTGGCTAGGGATGATTACGTAGTTGAGGTTGTTAAGAGGGAGGCCGGCTTAATCCCAAGGGACCTTGATGAAGCCATTAATAAGGCTAAGAAGGAGCCTGATAAGTACGCGGTATCAGTTAAAGTTAACCCACTGGTGACTATTGAGCTTAAGGAGTACTCCTGGATGAGGTTCCTAATAGGGGAGATACTCTTCAACCCGAATCATGAAATATTCAGAAGCTACACTCAACAGGGTAGGTTAACCATAGAGGACGTGACCGTTGGAGACATGGTGTTCCACGGTGAAATGAGCCTATCAGACGCAGTGATAAGTAGTGTTAGGAGGACACCAGTGGAGATTCAGGATAAGGTGCTTGAAAACATAATACTGAGTGGAGGCTCATTCAACTGGAAGACACCACCGGAGGGTCTTAGGGACGTTGCGGTAACGAGTCCGGAGAAGGTTAAGGTGATGATGAGTAAGTTGTCCCCTGAATTGGCTGAGAGGGTTAACGTTAGGTTGGTTAATGATCCCCAGTTCAGTGTTTGGAAGGGTTCAATAGTTTATGGTTATGCACTACCGCTTAACGTTAAGTGGAGTGAGAGGACTAAGGAGGGTTGGTACTTCCTAAACCAGTGA
- a CDS encoding helix-turn-helix domain-containing protein, with the protein MPYRLHVSLIHRGDWSELSRNYPGLSVVGLSSYVVKPSELTLEVVAVHALDSSLIRDFTHALMGGLGNVVKVLYVNNVSRRYREVVLLSEYDGVLKYVLINNGCLTVQSRVHNGVKEFTAYFTDKSNAESSCRALTRRGDVDLMNCSLVRVKGESFSNGLSLGTMLTHRELQVLRRAYEAGFFDDTRGIGLSELAREFGLSKSTVSHHIRSAVRKIIKLYLSR; encoded by the coding sequence ATGCCTTATAGGCTTCATGTCTCCCTTATTCACCGTGGTGATTGGAGTGAGTTGTCCCGTAACTACCCTGGTTTAAGTGTGGTTGGTTTATCGTCGTATGTTGTTAAGCCCAGTGAGCTTACCCTTGAGGTTGTTGCTGTTCATGCCTTGGATTCATCATTAATTAGGGATTTTACTCATGCATTAATGGGTGGGTTGGGTAATGTTGTTAAGGTGCTTTATGTTAATAATGTTTCACGTAGGTACCGTGAGGTTGTCCTCCTAAGTGAGTATGATGGTGTTTTAAAATACGTATTAATTAATAATGGCTGCTTAACCGTTCAATCACGTGTTCATAATGGTGTTAAGGAGTTCACGGCATACTTCACGGATAAGTCTAATGCAGAGTCATCATGCAGAGCCCTTACTAGGCGTGGTGACGTTGATTTAATGAATTGCTCACTGGTGAGGGTTAAGGGTGAGTCATTTAGTAATGGCTTATCCTTAGGCACCATGTTAACGCATAGGGAGCTTCAAGTACTTAGGAGGGCTTATGAGGCCGGTTTCTTCGATGATACAAGGGGTATTGGGTTGAGTGAGTTGGCTAGGGAGTTTGGGCTCTCCAAGTCTACGGTTAGTCACCACATAAGGTCGGCGGTTAGGAAGATAATTAAATTATACTTAAGTAGGTGA
- a CDS encoding ABC transporter substrate-binding protein — MGKNTPLTLVVAAVIAISIAVVNIAYAASNTVTIVTTEGTLIYTPGQPIWNPYAPNNFIGVVGTYMSLAFYNPLTAKFYPVLAENWTVEVLPNGSGILTIYLRHNLYWFNGSAVMPFTAWDVYAEFYIGVKVFSWYYPFMQPQYADEDIRVLNNYTIQFLFQEWSPQQIYYVLTTWIDTPYAVWKPIVDKLKTMSVSQAAAYGNNVTKFAPPYWGLSPYYVQLSTLSATYQTLLLEPMYFNGVPLLASWDKIFPFNDWSIYPKYVIWAVGGNTQAMTALLARKVNLAFIGLSLQQEATINASGLGEYNGPNYATNGYTLNPNIYPFNIPQVRQAFCYIINRTAESLAWGGLYAPDPYPVPVANFQPSIQSYPSSVWSIVTVHCTTNWTKAAQLLESAGLTYKNGQWYLPNGTPFKLTLIVPSGFTDWATFSSAAAVSISQFGIPTTLLALDTSTYWSTIFPNGEYEMAMTWMTWSRGYGDFSFLASPWWTFPAFNLSKAWPFQWPNGTCTPVTAPSIPGFTPPNSTIVWCVNSTFGYINLTNWGVVFAATVPGMPQYDELLKVLFAWYEYYMPVIPNLTQNMQFNYNPADFDIIWWIKGLPPSSWLLFTQGAWGETLSVMLWNIGFGALAPPGVVPPLAQAAVNGSLWRIDPQLAAFAGWSPSTMNLEAIASYFHIPYTPVTTTSTTTTTSTTTVTSTAVATVTSTVTTTAVSTVTSTATTTAVSTVTVTKPVVSTALIAGIVIIVVVIAIVAAIIALRRR; from the coding sequence ATGGGTAAAAACACACCCCTAACCCTAGTAGTAGCAGCAGTAATAGCCATAAGCATCGCCGTAGTAAACATAGCCTACGCAGCTTCAAATACGGTAACAATAGTTACTACAGAGGGTACGCTCATTTACACTCCTGGTCAACCTATCTGGAATCCATACGCACCCAACAACTTCATAGGCGTTGTGGGGACATACATGTCTCTCGCATTCTACAATCCACTTACAGCTAAATTCTATCCTGTTTTGGCTGAGAATTGGACTGTTGAGGTTTTGCCTAATGGTAGTGGTATTTTAACTATCTATCTTAGGCATAACTTGTATTGGTTTAATGGTTCAGCGGTAATGCCCTTCACTGCTTGGGATGTTTACGCTGAATTCTACATTGGTGTTAAGGTGTTCAGCTGGTACTACCCATTCATGCAACCGCAATACGCCGATGAAGACATTAGAGTATTGAATAATTACACAATACAATTCCTATTCCAAGAGTGGAGCCCACAGCAAATATACTACGTGTTAACTACCTGGATTGATACACCATACGCCGTATGGAAACCAATAGTGGATAAACTCAAAACAATGAGCGTCAGTCAAGCAGCAGCATACGGTAATAATGTCACTAAGTTTGCTCCGCCATACTGGGGTTTAAGCCCATATTATGTTCAATTATCAACATTGAGCGCAACCTACCAGACACTGTTACTTGAACCAATGTACTTCAATGGTGTCCCATTACTGGCATCATGGGATAAAATATTCCCATTCAATGATTGGAGCATCTACCCGAAGTACGTTATATGGGCGGTTGGTGGTAATACTCAAGCAATGACTGCCCTTCTGGCTCGTAAGGTTAATTTAGCGTTCATTGGCTTGTCACTGCAGCAGGAGGCTACGATAAATGCTAGTGGCCTCGGTGAATATAATGGGCCGAATTATGCGACTAATGGCTACACGCTTAATCCAAACATTTACCCATTCAATATTCCTCAGGTTAGGCAGGCATTCTGCTACATTATTAATAGAACGGCTGAATCATTGGCCTGGGGTGGATTATATGCACCTGACCCATACCCAGTCCCTGTAGCCAACTTCCAGCCATCAATACAATCATACCCATCAAGCGTGTGGAGTATTGTAACTGTGCATTGTACAACAAATTGGACTAAGGCAGCTCAATTACTGGAATCAGCCGGTTTAACCTATAAGAATGGTCAATGGTATCTGCCTAATGGGACTCCATTTAAGTTAACTTTAATAGTGCCATCAGGTTTCACTGACTGGGCTACATTCTCATCAGCTGCCGCTGTCTCAATAAGCCAGTTCGGTATACCTACAACATTATTAGCCTTGGATACCTCAACATACTGGAGTACAATATTCCCTAATGGTGAGTATGAAATGGCTATGACATGGATGACGTGGTCAAGGGGTTACGGTGACTTCAGTTTCCTAGCATCACCATGGTGGACTTTCCCAGCATTCAATCTCTCCAAGGCTTGGCCATTCCAGTGGCCTAATGGGACATGCACACCAGTAACAGCACCTAGCATACCAGGCTTTACTCCACCTAATAGTACGATAGTATGGTGTGTTAATTCAACATTCGGCTACATTAACTTAACCAACTGGGGCGTAGTATTTGCGGCCACTGTCCCAGGGATGCCTCAGTATGATGAGCTTCTGAAGGTATTATTCGCCTGGTATGAATACTACATGCCAGTGATACCAAACTTAACCCAGAACATGCAGTTCAACTATAATCCAGCTGACTTTGATATTATATGGTGGATTAAAGGCTTACCACCATCCTCATGGTTACTCTTTACACAGGGAGCATGGGGTGAAACACTATCCGTAATGCTTTGGAATATTGGATTCGGCGCATTAGCACCACCAGGTGTAGTACCACCGTTGGCGCAGGCTGCCGTCAATGGTTCACTATGGAGAATTGACCCGCAGTTAGCTGCATTCGCAGGATGGAGCCCAAGTACAATGAACCTAGAAGCCATAGCCTCATACTTCCATATACCGTATACTCCAGTGACTACTACTTCAACTACTACTACCACTTCAACTACAACTGTTACTTCAACTGCCGTTGCTACTGTGACTTCAACAGTCACAACCACTGCAGTTAGCACTGTGACTAGCACAGCAACAACCACAGCAGTAAGCACAGTAACCGTGACCAAACCAGTGGTAAGCACAGCATTAATAGCAGGAATAGTAATCATAGTAGTAGTTATTGCCATTGTTGCAGCAATAATAGCATTAAGAAGAAGATGA
- a CDS encoding NAD(P)-dependent oxidoreductase — protein sequence MRICVIGLGRMGRGIAVNLSRKGHEVLGFDIDPNAAGRLSGSNVVVVNDMVKCTDGVDYVIIAVPTGRESISVISNIANAAKGIILDTTTMSLSELSNVLKIIEEKRLRYLSVRLEKGPREAERGELVLYVGGDEGLFKEANSILSQIGTPIYVGNHEQATALKLISNVILTANTVVLAEVSVLIRKLGMDPDTVVKALSMGGSDSAQLRTRLPWMLKGNYGESFSLRLARDVIDKALEYAQSIGIQLPMTTLIDELLRIAETTGYGSKDFSEIAEVLKVNEKK from the coding sequence ATGCGAATCTGCGTCATAGGATTAGGTAGAATGGGTAGGGGTATTGCAGTGAACTTATCAAGGAAGGGGCATGAGGTCCTGGGCTTCGATATTGACCCAAACGCCGCAGGTAGGCTTAGCGGTAGTAATGTAGTGGTGGTTAATGATATGGTTAAGTGCACTGATGGTGTTGATTACGTAATCATAGCTGTTCCAACGGGTAGAGAATCAATCAGCGTTATTAGTAATATAGCCAATGCGGCTAAGGGCATTATACTGGATACAACCACAATGAGCCTTAGTGAATTAAGTAACGTGCTTAAGATTATTGAGGAGAAGAGGTTAAGGTACCTATCAGTTAGGCTTGAGAAGGGGCCTAGGGAGGCTGAGAGGGGTGAACTCGTACTATACGTGGGTGGTGATGAGGGATTGTTTAAGGAGGCGAACAGTATACTAAGCCAAATAGGTACACCGATATACGTTGGTAACCATGAACAAGCCACCGCACTTAAACTGATAAGTAACGTAATATTAACCGCCAATACAGTGGTGTTAGCTGAGGTATCAGTTTTAATTCGTAAACTGGGGATGGATCCAGATACTGTGGTTAAGGCATTATCCATGGGTGGTTCTGATTCAGCACAATTAAGAACTAGGTTGCCGTGGATGCTTAAGGGTAATTACGGTGAATCCTTCTCACTAAGATTAGCCAGGGACGTTATAGATAAGGCCCTTGAGTACGCACAATCCATCGGTATTCAACTACCCATGACAACCCTGATAGATGAATTACTCAGAATAGCAGAAACCACAGGATACGGCTCAAAAGACTTCTCAGAAATAGCCGAGGTGCTTAAGGTTAATGAAAAGAAGTGA
- a CDS encoding PLP-dependent aminotransferase family protein, which produces MVKFKLPRVDWSPVELASRLTRRGVAYNFASGSPDPGLIPVIDVKEAAEDVLSEYGSGALSYPGAGGLRELRVEVSRYLREYLGINADWRSIIVTSGAQHAIKLLTQLLVRRGVRVYVEDPTFYETLSPFRFQGGRVIGVSLTNEGMLVNEVVKVIKEGDIVYTIPNCHNPTGVCMSDDNRRMLIEASEEKGFLIIEDDPYTVLSLKAPRPLRSVSSNVIYVGTFSKILGPGLRIGFIVAPNWLRGHLERLEQHDFSTSTLTQLIVYKLLRSNTVDKVLGKARGIYEEKLRTLINALDEYLPNALQFKPACGFYALVRLGVDAERLLRTTAKVGLTYVPARRFFINGGFPDAARLSIGAIRPERIEDGVKLLSSLIKSARSQ; this is translated from the coding sequence ATGGTTAAATTCAAGTTGCCTAGGGTTGATTGGTCACCCGTTGAGTTAGCCAGTAGATTAACTAGGCGTGGTGTGGCCTATAATTTCGCCAGTGGCTCACCTGACCCAGGTCTAATACCTGTTATTGATGTTAAGGAGGCTGCGGAAGACGTTTTAAGTGAGTATGGTTCAGGCGCCTTATCCTACCCTGGAGCTGGTGGATTAAGGGAACTTAGGGTTGAGGTGTCCAGGTACCTTAGGGAGTATTTGGGCATTAATGCTGACTGGAGGAGTATAATAGTAACCAGTGGTGCTCAGCATGCAATTAAGCTATTGACGCAGCTATTGGTTAGGAGGGGTGTTAGGGTTTACGTGGAGGATCCAACGTTCTACGAAACCCTCTCACCCTTCAGGTTTCAGGGGGGTAGGGTAATTGGTGTATCCTTAACTAATGAGGGTATGCTGGTTAATGAAGTGGTTAAGGTGATTAAGGAGGGGGATATTGTTTACACAATCCCTAACTGCCACAACCCAACGGGTGTCTGCATGAGTGATGATAATAGGAGGATGCTTATTGAGGCCTCTGAGGAGAAGGGCTTCTTAATAATTGAGGATGACCCATACACCGTGCTTTCATTAAAGGCCCCGAGGCCCCTTAGGTCAGTGAGCAGTAATGTTATCTACGTGGGTACGTTCTCTAAGATACTTGGTCCAGGGCTTAGGATTGGTTTCATAGTGGCGCCTAATTGGCTTAGGGGGCATTTAGAGAGGCTTGAGCAGCATGACTTCTCAACATCAACGTTAACCCAGTTAATCGTGTATAAGCTTCTTAGAAGCAATACTGTTGATAAGGTTCTAGGTAAGGCAAGGGGAATCTACGAGGAGAAGCTTAGAACCCTAATTAATGCCCTAGACGAATACCTACCCAATGCCCTACAGTTTAAGCCTGCATGCGGATTCTACGCATTGGTTAGACTAGGTGTTGATGCTGAGAGGCTACTTAGGACTACGGCCAAGGTTGGTTTAACCTACGTGCCTGCTAGGAGATTCTTCATTAATGGCGGCTTCCCTGACGCAGCCAGGTTAAGTATCGGTGCTATTAGGCCTGAGAGAATCGAGGATGGTGTTAAACTCCTCTCAAGCTTAATTAAGAGTGCACGAAGCCAGTAA
- a CDS encoding DJ-1/PfpI family protein, with protein sequence MAKARILIIAGDAVEALELFYPYYRLKEEGWDVDVAAPSRKDLRTVVHDFEPGWETYSEKPGYLFKWVTKTLSEVKPEEYDGLVIPGGRMPEYVRVVASEDVKRIVRHFFETKKPVAAICHAPQILAAAGVVKGRRMTSYIAVRPEVENNGGIWVDEEVVVDGNLVTSRAWPDNPAWMREFIKLVKARIGG encoded by the coding sequence ATGGCTAAGGCTAGGATTCTAATAATAGCTGGAGATGCCGTTGAAGCTCTTGAACTCTTCTACCCATACTATAGGCTTAAGGAGGAGGGGTGGGATGTTGACGTGGCGGCTCCAAGTAGGAAGGATTTAAGGACTGTGGTTCATGATTTTGAACCAGGGTGGGAAACTTACAGTGAGAAACCTGGTTACCTCTTTAAGTGGGTTACTAAAACACTCTCCGAGGTTAAGCCTGAGGAGTACGATGGGTTAGTTATACCAGGGGGTAGAATGCCTGAGTACGTTAGGGTTGTTGCCTCAGAGGATGTTAAGCGCATTGTAAGGCACTTCTTTGAGACTAAGAAACCTGTGGCAGCAATATGCCATGCACCTCAAATACTGGCTGCAGCCGGCGTGGTTAAGGGTAGAAGAATGACTAGCTACATAGCCGTAAGACCCGAGGTTGAGAATAATGGAGGAATATGGGTTGATGAGGAGGTTGTGGTAGATGGGAACCTAGTCACGTCTAGGGCATGGCCTGATAACCCAGCTTGGATGAGGGAATTCATAAAGCTAGTAAAGGCTAGGATAGGTGGTTAG